One segment of Natronosalvus halobius DNA contains the following:
- a CDS encoding DoxX family protein: MSTIETAITLVQGLLGLIMLAAGVAKLIGIDLVVEDFDRYRYPEWFRFVTGGIETFGGLGLLVGLVFAPILAVLGGLLIVATMAGAILTHLFRVDDPLWRFVGPATYLTVGLLVTRFHLLSF; encoded by the coding sequence ATGAGTACAATTGAAACGGCCATCACCCTCGTGCAAGGGTTGCTCGGACTCATCATGCTGGCTGCGGGCGTCGCGAAGCTAATCGGCATTGACCTCGTGGTAGAGGATTTCGACCGATACCGCTATCCAGAGTGGTTCCGATTCGTTACTGGCGGCATCGAGACGTTTGGGGGTCTCGGCTTGCTCGTCGGCCTCGTGTTCGCGCCGATTCTCGCTGTTCTCGGCGGACTGTTAATCGTCGCCACGATGGCCGGAGCCATCCTGACACATCTCTTTCGGGTTGACGATCCGCTCTGGAGATTTGTTGGGCCAGCGACCTATCTCACCGTCGGACTCCTCGTGACGAGATTTCACCTGCTGTCGTTCTAG